The Azospirillum baldaniorum genome window below encodes:
- a CDS encoding cache domain-containing protein, producing MTKQPKSLGGILRFGLVGLCIVPSVVVGLYASGAVGERVRTEADRHLLDVGTRIAGMLDLGMHERWRDMTLVASMINAQGSLERTDDLRDQLDTLKRNVPIYAWIGVAETGGQVVVSSQRLLEGVDVSARPWFRAGTQAPFAGDLHEALLLAQKLPPAPNGEPLRFVDIAMPLTRKDGVPLGVLGAHLSWAWANEIAESVLQRGGDGKPNVDAFVLSREGVVLMGPKDLQGQKLDLASARAGVQGVTKTVEEVWPDGKNYFTAVAPTRGEGEYRGLGWVVLVRHDADAALADVSALQHRILLASLVMAVLALVAGWVWAGRLSRPLEVLAEAARRLSHGDLGTPVPPTRAFAEATSLSTSLVQLSMALDLILAARRPDTPAAPASAEPVSASREPAAP from the coding sequence ATGACGAAGCAGCCGAAATCCCTTGGTGGCATTCTCCGTTTTGGGCTTGTTGGACTGTGCATCGTTCCCAGCGTCGTTGTCGGTCTCTACGCGAGCGGCGCTGTCGGAGAGCGTGTCCGTACGGAAGCGGATAGGCATCTGCTGGATGTCGGCACCCGAATCGCCGGCATGCTCGATCTGGGCATGCACGAACGTTGGCGCGACATGACGCTGGTGGCGTCGATGATCAATGCACAGGGCTCGCTGGAGCGGACAGATGATCTGCGCGACCAGCTCGACACGCTGAAACGGAACGTTCCCATCTATGCCTGGATTGGCGTTGCGGAAACCGGTGGGCAGGTGGTGGTGAGCTCGCAACGGCTGCTCGAGGGCGTCGACGTGTCGGCCCGGCCCTGGTTCCGCGCCGGCACGCAGGCGCCCTTCGCGGGCGATCTGCACGAAGCGCTTCTGCTGGCCCAGAAGCTGCCGCCGGCTCCCAATGGCGAGCCCTTGCGTTTCGTCGATATCGCCATGCCGCTGACACGCAAGGATGGCGTTCCGCTCGGCGTTCTGGGCGCCCATCTGAGTTGGGCCTGGGCCAACGAGATCGCCGAATCCGTTCTGCAACGGGGCGGCGATGGCAAGCCGAATGTGGATGCCTTCGTGCTGAGCCGCGAGGGCGTCGTCCTGATGGGACCAAAAGACCTGCAAGGCCAGAAGCTCGACCTTGCGAGCGCGCGGGCCGGCGTGCAAGGGGTCACGAAGACCGTCGAGGAAGTCTGGCCCGACGGAAAAAACTACTTTACCGCCGTGGCTCCGACCCGCGGTGAAGGCGAGTACCGCGGCCTCGGCTGGGTGGTTCTGGTCCGCCATGACGCGGACGCCGCGCTCGCCGACGTCTCCGCGCTCCAGCACCGCATCCTGCTTGCGAGCCTTGTCATGGCTGTCCTCGCTCTCGTGGCCGGCTGGGTGTGGGCCGGGCGCCTGTCACGCCCGCTGGAGGTGCTGGCCGAGGCCGCCCGGCGCCTCAGCCACGGCGACCTCGGGACGCCGGTCCCACCCACGCGGGCCTTTGCGGAGGCGACGAGCCTGTCCACCAGCCTCGTCCAGCTTTCCATGGCGCTCGATTTGATCCTCGCCGCCCGGCGGCCGGACACGCCGGCCGCCCCCGCAAGTGCGGAACCGGTCAGCGCGTCGCGCGAGCCCGCAGCCCCGTGA